Within Lolium rigidum isolate FL_2022 chromosome 5, APGP_CSIRO_Lrig_0.1, whole genome shotgun sequence, the genomic segment ggggaTCCATCTCTCGTGTGCTCCAAATGCCCACACTCAAATATTTTCATCTGCCATGTGCTTAGGTGCTAACTTACAGATAATTCTTAAACAAATCCATAGAAGATCGAAACCAAAAGATTGGAAAAAACAGTGAATAATCAGCTGTAATTGTCATTTTCTCCTCAGAAACAGAGGGTAATGAGCATTATCTAAGTGGGATTCTTCTTGGTAATTTTGGAAGATATGAAGTGACTATTTCTGACTAGAGAATTAAGTGACATAAGCTCTTCAAACCCCAAATTTATAAATCTAAAGTTCTAAACACTACTACCTCTACTAGTGCACTTCTAGCTACAAATCAATCAGCTACATAACTTCTACTGCTATTAGGCAGTATTCTCATTAGCATGCTCACAGTTCATAGCAAGTTCATGCTAATGGAGAGAGAGGTCACCAGTCACCACAGACTCTTTGACGCTTTCCTGGTCTACGAAAGAGGTAAAACAGACGAAGAAAAAAACACAAGTCATATTCTTCAATCTTCAGAGCCTCACTTGGTCTGCACCCCTGCCTCGGCAGCTCTCCGCGGAGTGTTCTTCCGCCGGCTTCCATTCTGCCGGAATCCGTTCAGTGGTCTCGCCGGCTCGCCGACCTTCTCCTCCGCAGCCGAGTCCGGCGCGCGCTTCGTCGGGCGCCGCCTCTTCTTTGCCCCGTTCTCGGCTACGCCCTTCGAGTCCTTGCTCACGGCAACCTTCTTCGCACCGTCGCCATCGTCTTCAACCTtgtccatgtcctcttcctcatcatcgatGTCATCCTTCCGAAGCTTCAGTGGCCGCCCCCTTCTCTTGTAGGCCGGGATCACCTCCTCGGCGCCGCTTCCAGCGTCTTCGTTCTTCGCGGCTTCCATCGATTTATTGGCCTTCCCACCTCTAGGCCTGCCCATCCAGGACCCAGGCAGCCCAACCAACAAATAGCTAATCACACAACTGCAAATAGCAGAAATAAATCGAGTCAGACattcttctctccgtgcgttgacCACTCTACTTGGAAAGAATCACAAAAATAGCCGTTGCGCACAGAGACATGATTTCAACATCTAAAACCTGCAACTCTGAATGTCTAATAGAAGGTACAGATTGGGTAGAAGACGGGATATATGCTACTGTGAAAGACTAATATAAAAGGTTTCAGATTAAGCAGATGTTTGTTCACAGCTAGGATATTTAACGATGTGTGTCCTTGTAGATGCATGCCATCTGATGTTCCCATGATCTCACCAAAAATCAGTCCAAAGAACCAAGAACACCAGAAGACATACCGGTCTCCACAAATATTCTAGGTGGAAAGGAAGTTTGCTTGGTGAGTACCAAAGGAGAACCAACTACAAAGCAACCTAGCTACAGTACCAACCAAAAACAAAAAGGCAAGAACCATGTGAACAGACCCATATCTATCCTATTGTCTAGAACTCCAAATAATATTTATCGCCCCCATGTATCTCTATGTTAGGGATCAATAAAGAACAGAAAGATGATGCAGAACACGGAAGTACGGTATCACTCAGAGTCTGGAAAACCACGAACCTCTTCGAATGGAGCTCTTTTCTCCCGGATTATTGAAGCAGGAAAGGAGATCAAGGCCAGTTGTTCTGGACTCCCGCCTCCCAGGGCTCCCAGgcaagaacaagatgaagaacAGAGGGGTGCAGGGTGATGCTGTTGTGGTTAATGACTTTTGGGTAGCAGATACGAACGGCTGCGAGCGCTTGAGGCCTTTGTGGAAGATTGTGCGCACACAGAGAAGAGAAGAAACCAGGAGGCAGAGAAGAACTGGTTACACTATTCTctagagagagagggggggagagaggtgtgtgtgagagagaggagAGTTGCTTGGGTTGGGTTGCCTGCTGAGATATACCCATGACGCGCAGTAACAACGTGGAGGAATGTACCTGCAGGTCCTCGGACCACGGTAGCAAAGCCATTTTTTTAACCTCACATTTTTTTACAGTTTTAAACACAAACTATACCACTCTGCTATAGTTCGCACTTGGCCACCGAGGGGGCAACGGGTGCAAGCAGTGTCGAAATTCACCACCCGCAACGTACAGCGGGAACATCTAACATGAGAGACGAGACAAGGCCAATGTGAAATGTCCCCTGACGACGCAGTGTACGTGGATGCACTGATGATTCTTGTTTGGAGGGGAAATTTGCAGAGAGGGGTAAAATGCAGGGAGGAACAGGAGGTTTACCATCTTGGTAGAAACCACCAAACTCGCCCGCACTGCGTCGTAATGTGCCCGGTCACCGTACCTTCTATGCACGGAGAACGAACCAACAACTTGGACAAGTGTGATGTTTTGTTCGTCATGAAGTTATGACTGTTTAGGGTCTCTTGGAATTGTAGGATTTGAATACTAAGAACTTTTTTATGCAAGTTCTTTGAATCGTAGGATTGAGGGCTACCAAATTGCTATGGAATCCATTCCTATGCTCCCTTTTGGCATGGAATTCCAATTCATCGGCTGAGAGATATTCAACTATCGCCTGAACTGGACGAGTTCAGAtgaaatcttcatgtagatgacaCTTTCTCTCGTAAAATCattatacaatgcgatccttcattccgatataccagttgataataataaaaaaatttggaagatgaagataccaataaaaaaatattttttggatggtatcttcgtcgaggagttatactcaccaaagacaatcttgttaagcagaATTGGCACgaaagta encodes:
- the LOC124651496 gene encoding uncharacterized protein LOC124651496 — protein: MGRPRGGKANKSMEAAKNEDAGSGAEEVIPAYKRRGRPLKLRKDDIDDEEEDMDKVEDDGDGAKKVAVSKDSKGVAENGAKKRRRPTKRAPDSAAEEKVGEPARPLNGFRQNGSRRKNTPRRAAEAGVQTK